The proteins below are encoded in one region of Oncorhynchus nerka isolate Pitt River linkage group LG15, Oner_Uvic_2.0, whole genome shotgun sequence:
- the LOC115143012 gene encoding voltage-gated hydrogen channel 1-like: MSKYLRHFTTVGDDHIAHWHNEGLHEAREETGPATGQLPHLQVTFRDSLKRLYSSDRFQIAVVCLVILDAFFVLGELLIDLSIIKLEHGHVAPQIFHYLSLALLTFFMVELAGKLFAYRLEFFHHKFEVFDGLVVIVSFILDIVYIASEDAFDGMGLLILLRLWRVARIVNGILVSVKSRADREVQTLKESNDHLVQQVNDLQEHNGKMEKENSKLRALLRQHKIEF, from the exons ATGTCCAAGTACCTGAGGCATTTCACCACGGTGGGTGATGACCACATAGCCCATTGGCACAATGAGGGGCTGCATGAGGCTAGAGAGGAGACGGGACCAGCCACAGGACAGCTGCCCCACTTACAAGTCACCTTCAGAGACTCCCTGAAGAGACTCTACAGCTCAGACAGATTCCAG ATAGCTGTGGTATGCCTGGTCATCCTGGATGCATTCTTTGTGCTGGGCGAGCTACTGATTGACCTGTCAATCATCAAGTTGGAGCATGGGCACGTTGCTCCTCAG ATCTTCCACTACCTGAGTCTGGCTCTTCTCACCTTCTTCATGGTGGAGCTGGCTGGAAAGCTCTTTGCCTACCGGCTGGAGTTCTTCCATCACAAGTTTGAGGTGTTTGATGGGCTGGTGGTGATTGTGTCCTTCATCCTGGACATTGTGTATATCGCCAGTGAAGATGCCTTTGACGGCATGGGCCTCCTGATCCTCCTCAGGCTCTGGAGGGTGGCCAGGATCGTCAACG GAATCCTGGTGTCTGTGAAGTCAAGGGCCGATCGCGAAGTTCAAACGCTGAAGGAGAGCAACGATCACCTGGTCCAGCAAGTTAACGACCTACAAGAGCACAATGGCAAGATG GAAAAAGAGAACAGTAAACTACGAGCTCTCCTCCGACAGCATAAAATTGAGTTCTGA